TTGGAAGACACCGGGGCAAAAAGGCGGAGGTCGTTGCTACACAAGTTAACCGCGCCGATGAGAGCCTTGGAAACAAACCAAATGACGCTCCCCTTCAAACCGCGGTTCCGGAGAAAAAGAAAATAGGCATACCTATACTAAATACAATTGCGCTCGGCGTTTCACTCGCATCGTTTCTCTTGGCAATCACTTTTGCAGGAACCATCCCAACAACTACCGCCCTGTTTATTGGATTCTTGGGGCTCGGGATCGCATCAATCGCTGCGTTCTTTATACTAGAGAGGCGTACGCCTAACCCGCTAATCAACCCCAAGGTGATGTTCACTAGGTTGATGATTGTTGGTAATCTGATTTTCCTTTTTGCTGGCATTCTGGAGTATATTATCTTCCAGGCCACCCCAACACTCGCTACTGCGCCTTCTCCCTCCGGATTTGGACTTCCGGTCTCAGCGTCCGGTCTTGTCCAGATTCCATATGCGGCCATGGTTATTGTCTTTGGTTTATTTTCAGGGATGTATTCAACCAGACACAGCCCTCTGCGTCTGCTACTTCCAGGAGTTGCAATAAGCGTCACCTCAGTAGCACTTTTGTTTTTCTTTCATGGCACATTCATACAGACGCTTTTTGCGCTTACACTCCTCGGCATAGGCTTTACGCTCATAATTACAGCTGCAAGCATTACCATGGTAATGTCAAACCCACTAGAGTTCACAGGTCTGATTACATCGACAACGACCGACCTCCGGGTTATCGGCGGAGCCATAGGTCCCGTGATAGCCGGAACCTTCATGTCACTATTCGTGGTACCGTACGAAATAGCAGGACATACTGAATATTATCCCAGTCCAACTTCATTTTACTACATATTTCTAACAGCTCTTATA
The DNA window shown above is from Nitrososphaera sp. and carries:
- a CDS encoding MFS transporter; this translates as MFGSSGKKSGDKTALETPKVPGYAWRTCIFLCAGVLLVLFVHTSLSPALPLFVSEFNISYTLASWALTAYMVSGAVMTIIIGRLADLVGARKMLLVEMSCFVVGTALAGFTHDFYTLLVCRVIQGVAVANTPLAMKIVREQFPKEKFPLGASLITASFSGGMVLGLLFGAEIVGSLGWRYVFYLATPIALALLLIAWRYIGRHRGKKAEVVATQVNRADESLGNKPNDAPLQTAVPEKKKIGIPILNTIALGVSLASFLLAITFAGTIPTTTALFIGFLGLGIASIAAFFILERRTPNPLINPKVMFTRLMIVGNLIFLFAGILEYIIFQATPTLATAPSPSGFGLPVSASGLVQIPYAAMVIVFGLFSGMYSTRHSPLRLLLPGVAISVTSVALLFFFHGTFIQTLFALTLLGIGFTLIITAASITMVMSNPLEFTGLITSTTTDLRVIGGAIGPVIAGTFMSLFVVPYEIAGHTEYYPSPTSFYYIFLTALIVAVVQALLVIRFRQRALKFQQARQTGGATAAA